The following coding sequences lie in one Arachis ipaensis cultivar K30076 chromosome B03, Araip1.1, whole genome shotgun sequence genomic window:
- the LOC107632072 gene encoding kinesin-like protein NACK1 isoform X2, whose amino-acid sequence MTVRTPGTPASKIETTPPSTPGRTRAREDKIVVTVRLRPLNRREQFSKDQVAWDCVDHHRIVCKPQVPEHATQPTSFAFDKVFGPSCLTETVYDEGVKNVVLSALMGINATVFAYGQTSSGKTYTMRGITEKAVNDIYNHIMDTPERDFTIKISGLEIYNENVRDLLNSESGRSLKLLDDPEKGTVVEKLVEETANDDKHLRYLISICEAQRQVGETALNDKSSRSHQIIRLTIQSTLRENSDCVRSFLATLNLVDLAGSERAAQTHADGTRLREGCHINLSLMTLTTVIRKLSVGKRSGHIPYRDSKLTRILQHSLGGNARTAIICTLSPALSHLEQSRNTLLFATRAKEVTNNAQVNMELARLEAELSTPDQSREKDLKIQQMEMEIEQLKLQRDLAQSQVDELNKKLQEDHHISNQVESPQLSVKKCLSYTGSLSSLKRDRIRNTTLRQSMRQSSTAPFTLMHEIHKLEHLQEQLGEEANRALEVLQKEVACHRLGNQNAAETIANLQAEIRQMCAVRSAPKEVEVGSMVSVNKSISANLKHEITRLHSQGSNIANLEQQLENVQRSIDKLVMSLPNNYQQLNSEASKQRKEHRRKKLPPLASINAVNRQNFIRSPCSPLSTPHQVLESDIENRAPDDEDIVSSENLPPESEKEETPSKNEEGDNVSSRDNNSGYRRSSSVNMKKMQKMFQNAAEENVRSIRTYVTELKERVAKLQYQKQLLVCQVLELEANEANGHNVENEGLSEQEESQVSWHITFQEQQQQIIELWDLCFVSVIHRTQFYLLFKGDPADQIYMEVELRRLTWLQQHLAEVGNASPAHVGDERTISLSSSIKALKREREFLAKRLGSRLTLEERDALYMKWDVPVVGKQKRMQFVSKLWTEPHNPKHVKESAEIVAKLVGFCEGGNISREMFELNFVLPSDKRPWLMDWSPITNLLNL is encoded by the exons GCTAAGACCTCTAAACAGAAGAGAGCAATTCTCTAAAGATCAGGTCGCGTGGGATTGCGTCGATCATCACCGGATCGTGTGTAAACCACAAGTTCCTGAACATGCAACTCAACCAACCTCATTTGCTTTTG ATAAAGTTTTTGGTCCTTCTTGTTTAACCGAGACAGTATACGATGAAGGAGTGAAGAATGTTGTATTGTCTGCATTGATGGGCATCAATG CAACTGTTTTTGCCTATGGACAAACAAGCAGTGGAAAGACTTACACAATGAGAGGCATAACAGAGAAGGCGGTCAATGATATATATAACCATATAATGGAT ACCCCAGAGAGAGATTTCACTATAAAAATATCTGGACTTGAAATATACAATGAAAATGTGAGGGACTTGTTAAATTCAGAATCTGGACGCAGTCTGAAGCTTTTAGATGATCCCGAG AAAGGTACTGTTGTTGAGAAATTGGTGGAAGAAACTGCAAATGATGACAAGCATTTAAGATATCTTATATCTATTTGTGAAG CTCAAAGGCAGGTTGGTGAAACTGCTCTTAATGATAAGAGCTCAAGATCTCACCAAATAATAAGACTG ACAATTCAAAGTACACTACGTGAAAATTCAGATTGTGTGAGATCTTTTCTTGCCACACTG AACTTAGTTGATCTGGCTGGAAGTGAGAGGGCTGCACAGACACATGCAGATGGCACTAGGCTTAGAGAAGGCTGCCATATTAATCTTAGCCTGATGACTCTCACAACAGTGATCCGGAAACTCAG TGTTGGAAAAAGAAGTGGTCATATACCTTACAGAGATTCAAAACTCACCCGTATATTGCAACACTCTCTCGGAGGGAATGCACGCACTGCCATCATATGTACTTTGAGCCCAGCACTAAGTCATCTGGAGCAGTCGCGAAATACTCTCTTATTTGCTACCCGGGCAAAGGAAGTAACAAATAATGCTCAAGTTAACATG GAATTAGCCAGGCTTGAGGCAGAGCTTAGCACACCTGATCAGTCAAgggaaaaggatttgaaaattcaGCAG ATGGAGATGGAGATTGAACAACTGAAACTTCAAAGAGATCTTGCACAATCTCAGGTGGATGAATTAAACAAAAAACTTCAGGAGGATCATCACATCTCAAATCAAGTTGAATCACCTCAGTTATCAGTCAAGAAGTGTCTCTCGTACACTGGTTCACTATCATCACTAAAACGAGATAGAATAAGAAACACAACATTAAGGCAGTCAATGAGGCAATCATCTACTGCTCCTTTTACTCTTATGCATGAAATTCATAAACTTGAGCATCTCCAGGAGCAGCTGGGGGAAGAAGCTAATCGAGCACTGGAAGTATTACAGAAGGAAGTGGCATGTCACAGACTAGGGAACCAAAATGCAGCAGAGACAATTGCTAACCTGCAAGCTGAAATAAGGCAAATGTGTGCTGTTAGGTCTGCACCCAAGGAAGTTGAAGTTGGGAGCATGGTTTCTGTAAACAAGAGCATCAGTGCTAATCTCAAGCACGAAATTACCCGTCTTCATTCACAGGGAAGCAACATTGCAAATCTTGAGCAACAGCTAGAAAATGTTCAAAGGTCCATAGACAAGCTGGTGATGTCTCTCCCAAACAATTATCAACAACTAAACAGCGAAGCCTCGAAACAGAGAAAAGAACACAGAAGGAAAAAGTTGCCTCCTTTGGCTTCAATTAATGCTGTGAATCGGCAAAATTTTATAAGATCTCCATGCTCACCATTATCCACCCCTCACCAAGTTTTGGAATCTGATATCGAAAATAGAGCTCCGGATGATGAAGACATTGTTTCAAGTGAGAATTTGCCACCAGAATCTGAGAAGGAGGAGACTCCATCAAAGAATGAAGAAGGGGATAATGTTTCATCCCGGGACAACAATTCAGGTTATCGACGCTCTAGTTCAGTTAACATgaagaaaatgcagaaaatgtTTCAGAATGCTGCAGAAGAGAATGTTAGAAGTATAAGGACTTATGTTACAGAGTTGAAGGAACGTGTGGCCAAATTGCAATACCAAAAGCAGTTACTTGTTTGCCAG GTTCTTGAGCTTGAAGCAAATGAAGCAAATGGCCACAATGTAGAAAATGAAGGTCTTAGTGAACAAGAAGAATCCCAAGTTTCATGGCATATAACATTTCAGGAGCAGCAGCAGCAGATCATTGAATTATGGGatctttgttttgtttctgtAATTCATAGGACCCAATTTTATTTGTTATTCAAGGGAGATCCAGCTGACCAAATATACATGGAAGTTGAGCTAAGGCGTTTGACATGGTTGCAACAACATCTGGCAGAAGTTGGGAATGCAAGCCCTGCTCATGTTGGAGACGAGCGTACGATCTCTTTGTCATCAag TATCAAAGCCTTGAAAAGAGAAAGGGAATTCCTTGCAAAGAGATTGGGATCACGTTTGACACTAGAGGAGAGGGATGCACTGTACATGAAATGGGATGTTCCAGTTGTTGGGAAGCAGAAGAGGATGCAGTTTGTGAGCAAGCTCTGGACAGAACCCCATAATCCAAAGCATGTAAAGGAGAGTGCTGAAATAGTTGCAAAACTTGTCGGGTTTTGTGAAGGAGGCAACATATCAAGGGAGATGTTTGAGCTCAATTTTGTGCTTCCATCTGACAAGAGACCCTGGTTAATGGACTGGAGTCCTATAACAAATTTACTAAATTTGTAA
- the LOC107632072 gene encoding kinesin-like protein NACK1 isoform X1 codes for MTVRTPGTPASKIETTPPSTPGRTRAREDKIVVTVRLRPLNRREQFSKDQVAWDCVDHHRIVCKPQVPEHATQPTSFAFDKVFGPSCLTETVYDEGVKNVVLSALMGINATVFAYGQTSSGKTYTMRGITEKAVNDIYNHIMDTPERDFTIKISGLEIYNENVRDLLNSESGRSLKLLDDPEKGTVVEKLVEETANDDKHLRYLISICEAQRQVGETALNDKSSRSHQIIRLTIQSTLRENSDCVRSFLATLNLVDLAGSERAAQTHADGTRLREGCHINLSLMTLTTVIRKLSVGKRSGHIPYRDSKLTRILQHSLGGNARTAIICTLSPALSHLEQSRNTLLFATRAKEVTNNAQVNMVVSDKQLVKHLQKELARLEAELSTPDQSREKDLKIQQMEMEIEQLKLQRDLAQSQVDELNKKLQEDHHISNQVESPQLSVKKCLSYTGSLSSLKRDRIRNTTLRQSMRQSSTAPFTLMHEIHKLEHLQEQLGEEANRALEVLQKEVACHRLGNQNAAETIANLQAEIRQMCAVRSAPKEVEVGSMVSVNKSISANLKHEITRLHSQGSNIANLEQQLENVQRSIDKLVMSLPNNYQQLNSEASKQRKEHRRKKLPPLASINAVNRQNFIRSPCSPLSTPHQVLESDIENRAPDDEDIVSSENLPPESEKEETPSKNEEGDNVSSRDNNSGYRRSSSVNMKKMQKMFQNAAEENVRSIRTYVTELKERVAKLQYQKQLLVCQVLELEANEANGHNVENEGLSEQEESQVSWHITFQEQQQQIIELWDLCFVSVIHRTQFYLLFKGDPADQIYMEVELRRLTWLQQHLAEVGNASPAHVGDERTISLSSSIKALKREREFLAKRLGSRLTLEERDALYMKWDVPVVGKQKRMQFVSKLWTEPHNPKHVKESAEIVAKLVGFCEGGNISREMFELNFVLPSDKRPWLMDWSPITNLLNL; via the exons GCTAAGACCTCTAAACAGAAGAGAGCAATTCTCTAAAGATCAGGTCGCGTGGGATTGCGTCGATCATCACCGGATCGTGTGTAAACCACAAGTTCCTGAACATGCAACTCAACCAACCTCATTTGCTTTTG ATAAAGTTTTTGGTCCTTCTTGTTTAACCGAGACAGTATACGATGAAGGAGTGAAGAATGTTGTATTGTCTGCATTGATGGGCATCAATG CAACTGTTTTTGCCTATGGACAAACAAGCAGTGGAAAGACTTACACAATGAGAGGCATAACAGAGAAGGCGGTCAATGATATATATAACCATATAATGGAT ACCCCAGAGAGAGATTTCACTATAAAAATATCTGGACTTGAAATATACAATGAAAATGTGAGGGACTTGTTAAATTCAGAATCTGGACGCAGTCTGAAGCTTTTAGATGATCCCGAG AAAGGTACTGTTGTTGAGAAATTGGTGGAAGAAACTGCAAATGATGACAAGCATTTAAGATATCTTATATCTATTTGTGAAG CTCAAAGGCAGGTTGGTGAAACTGCTCTTAATGATAAGAGCTCAAGATCTCACCAAATAATAAGACTG ACAATTCAAAGTACACTACGTGAAAATTCAGATTGTGTGAGATCTTTTCTTGCCACACTG AACTTAGTTGATCTGGCTGGAAGTGAGAGGGCTGCACAGACACATGCAGATGGCACTAGGCTTAGAGAAGGCTGCCATATTAATCTTAGCCTGATGACTCTCACAACAGTGATCCGGAAACTCAG TGTTGGAAAAAGAAGTGGTCATATACCTTACAGAGATTCAAAACTCACCCGTATATTGCAACACTCTCTCGGAGGGAATGCACGCACTGCCATCATATGTACTTTGAGCCCAGCACTAAGTCATCTGGAGCAGTCGCGAAATACTCTCTTATTTGCTACCCGGGCAAAGGAAGTAACAAATAATGCTCAAGTTAACATG GTTGTTTCTGACAAGCAGCTTGTTAAACATTTGCAAAAGGAATTAGCCAGGCTTGAGGCAGAGCTTAGCACACCTGATCAGTCAAgggaaaaggatttgaaaattcaGCAG ATGGAGATGGAGATTGAACAACTGAAACTTCAAAGAGATCTTGCACAATCTCAGGTGGATGAATTAAACAAAAAACTTCAGGAGGATCATCACATCTCAAATCAAGTTGAATCACCTCAGTTATCAGTCAAGAAGTGTCTCTCGTACACTGGTTCACTATCATCACTAAAACGAGATAGAATAAGAAACACAACATTAAGGCAGTCAATGAGGCAATCATCTACTGCTCCTTTTACTCTTATGCATGAAATTCATAAACTTGAGCATCTCCAGGAGCAGCTGGGGGAAGAAGCTAATCGAGCACTGGAAGTATTACAGAAGGAAGTGGCATGTCACAGACTAGGGAACCAAAATGCAGCAGAGACAATTGCTAACCTGCAAGCTGAAATAAGGCAAATGTGTGCTGTTAGGTCTGCACCCAAGGAAGTTGAAGTTGGGAGCATGGTTTCTGTAAACAAGAGCATCAGTGCTAATCTCAAGCACGAAATTACCCGTCTTCATTCACAGGGAAGCAACATTGCAAATCTTGAGCAACAGCTAGAAAATGTTCAAAGGTCCATAGACAAGCTGGTGATGTCTCTCCCAAACAATTATCAACAACTAAACAGCGAAGCCTCGAAACAGAGAAAAGAACACAGAAGGAAAAAGTTGCCTCCTTTGGCTTCAATTAATGCTGTGAATCGGCAAAATTTTATAAGATCTCCATGCTCACCATTATCCACCCCTCACCAAGTTTTGGAATCTGATATCGAAAATAGAGCTCCGGATGATGAAGACATTGTTTCAAGTGAGAATTTGCCACCAGAATCTGAGAAGGAGGAGACTCCATCAAAGAATGAAGAAGGGGATAATGTTTCATCCCGGGACAACAATTCAGGTTATCGACGCTCTAGTTCAGTTAACATgaagaaaatgcagaaaatgtTTCAGAATGCTGCAGAAGAGAATGTTAGAAGTATAAGGACTTATGTTACAGAGTTGAAGGAACGTGTGGCCAAATTGCAATACCAAAAGCAGTTACTTGTTTGCCAG GTTCTTGAGCTTGAAGCAAATGAAGCAAATGGCCACAATGTAGAAAATGAAGGTCTTAGTGAACAAGAAGAATCCCAAGTTTCATGGCATATAACATTTCAGGAGCAGCAGCAGCAGATCATTGAATTATGGGatctttgttttgtttctgtAATTCATAGGACCCAATTTTATTTGTTATTCAAGGGAGATCCAGCTGACCAAATATACATGGAAGTTGAGCTAAGGCGTTTGACATGGTTGCAACAACATCTGGCAGAAGTTGGGAATGCAAGCCCTGCTCATGTTGGAGACGAGCGTACGATCTCTTTGTCATCAag TATCAAAGCCTTGAAAAGAGAAAGGGAATTCCTTGCAAAGAGATTGGGATCACGTTTGACACTAGAGGAGAGGGATGCACTGTACATGAAATGGGATGTTCCAGTTGTTGGGAAGCAGAAGAGGATGCAGTTTGTGAGCAAGCTCTGGACAGAACCCCATAATCCAAAGCATGTAAAGGAGAGTGCTGAAATAGTTGCAAAACTTGTCGGGTTTTGTGAAGGAGGCAACATATCAAGGGAGATGTTTGAGCTCAATTTTGTGCTTCCATCTGACAAGAGACCCTGGTTAATGGACTGGAGTCCTATAACAAATTTACTAAATTTGTAA
- the LOC107632073 gene encoding L-Ala-D/L-amino acid epimerase has translation MDSPNLRFHPKYSKSHTFITPSPTLFANNSNNSNSINFPTSFAKKSRALFSKIMVSSSAPATAAAPITFGFKNLMETFTVDVHRAENRPLNVPLIAPFTIASSRLEMVENVAIRIELGNGSVGWGEAPILPFVTAEDQKTAMAKASEACAFLRRCPSLTLGSMLEEIAAILPGHEFASVRAGVEMAIIDAVANSIRVPLWRLFGGASNTITTDITIPIVSPTEAAKLASKYYKEGFKTLKLKVGKNLNADIEVLQAIRVSHPECQFILDANEGYNSEEAVEVLEKLNEMGVTPVLFEQPVHRDDWDGLGYVSNIAREKYGVSVAADESCRSLADVYKIAERNLADVINIKLAKVGVIGALNLIEKAKEVGLDLMIGGMVETRLAMGFAGHLAAGLGCFRFIDLDTPLLLSEDPVHEGYEVSGATYKFRNVKGHGGFLHWDNLA, from the exons ATGGACTCACCTAATTTGCGGTTCCATCCCAAATACTCAAAATCCCACACTTTCATCACACCCTCTCCTACCCTTTTCGCCAACAATTCCAACAACTCCAATTCCATCAATTTTCCAACTTCCTTTGCCAAAAAGTCCCGTGCTTTATTCTCCAAAATCATGGTTTCTTCTTCTGCACCTGCAACAGCAGCAGCGCCCATCACCTTTGGCTTCAAGAATTTGATGGAAACTTTCACTGTTGATGTGCACAGAGCAGAGAACAGGCCACTGAACGTGCCCTTGATTGCACCTTTTACCATTGCATCATCAAGGTTGGAGATGGTAGAGAACGTGGCCATTAGAATTGAGCTCGGCAATGGCTCTGTGGGTTGGGGTGAGGCACCAATTCTGCCTTTTGTTACTGCTGAGGACCAGAAAACTGCCATGGCCAAGGCTTCTGAGGCATGTGCCTTTCTCAGGAGATGTCCTTCACTGACACTGGGTTCCATGTTGGAGGAGATTGCTGCTATTCTTCCTGGCCATGAATTTGCTTCT GTTAGGGCTGGGGTGGAGATGGCAATAATTGATGCTGTTGCAAATAGTATTCGTGTGCCATTATGGAGGCTTTTTGGTGGAGCCTCAAATACCATAACCACTGATATAACG ATCCCAATTGTTTCTCCAACTGAAGCAGCTAAATTAGCTTCTAAATACTACAAAGAAGGGTTTAAGACTTTAAAGCTGAAAGTTGGCAAGAATCTGAATGCAGATATAGAAGTGCTTCAAGCTATAAGGGTTTCCCACcctgaatgccagtttattttaGATGCTAATGAGGGATATAACTCTGAGGAAGCAGTGGAAGTTCTTGAGAAATTAAATG AAATGGGGGTCACACCTGTCCTATTTGAGCAACCAGTTCATAGAGATGATTGGGATGGCCTTGGATATGTCAGTAACATAGCAAGAGAAAAATATGGAGTGTCTGTTGCAGCTGATGAGAGCTGCAGAAGTTTAGCTGAtgtctacaaaatagccgaaaggAATCTCGCAGATGTCATCAACATTAAGCTGGCAAAAGTTGGGGTTATCGGTGCTCTGAATCTCATTGAGAAGGCAAAAGAAGTAGGTTTAGATTTGATGATTGGTGGTATGGTTGAGACAAGACTTGCAATGGGTTTTGCTGGGCACCTTGCTGCTGGCCTGGGTTGTTTCAG GTTCATTGACCTGGATACACCACTTTTGCTGTCAGAGGATCCGGTTCATGAAGGCTATGAAG TTTCAGGTGCCACTTataagttcagaaatgtgaaggGACATGGTGGATTCCTTCATTGGGACAATCTTGCTTAG